The sequence AGAATTGGTTGCATGACTGATACAATAATaaactcacagccacagcagctaaTATCTATTGAGTTTATGGTGCCCCAGGTGCTGTAGGAAATGCCGTCTGCCTCttatctcatttaaaccttaCAACTACTCTTAGAAGGTAGATGCTATCTTTATTTCCatgttacagataaggaaactgaggctcagagaagttatgaCACCAGGTTGAATAGAAAGCCATGGAGGTGTGAACAGAAGCAGAAGGGACCTGGGTTAGGAGATCTGTGGAGGTTCAGATGAAGTTTCTAatagtttgggtttgtttttttttttttttttaagggcccatgaaaaaatggaaaaaaaatttaaaaagggccCATGAGAGAGTCAAGGGAGAAGTTCTGGGAAGGCAGAGGAGTTTGCCCGGTTCTGGGTTGGTGAGTAAATACAGTCAGAGGGAGCAGTTACGGAGTTACTGGTACCAAGGGGACTCCATACTCCTGTCCCAAAGCACCTCAAACTATCTCCCCCCTCCTAAAGTACAGTTCTCTGGGAAGGAGAGACCCAGGAGAGTGACCCAGGAATCTCAGGGGGTCAATGACCTCCTAAGGTGGAGGTGAGGGTGCAACGAGTAAGACAAGGGCACTAACCTCCAGGGGGTCAGTCGCCTGGGTCCTGCCCTAGCGAAGACATAGGCTGACTCAGCTTCCTCAAACCATTTCCACAGGAACACTCCCCAGGTCATTCATCTCTGGCCTGGTGAGAGGCCTTGCGTTTAATCGCCCAGAGCCTTGAACTTTAGACTTCCCTAGAGCAGAACACAGGGAGCTGAGGGTGTTCTCCAAAACTTCTGGCCAGAAGTGGGGGtcggggaggcaggggaggagggccgATGGGCTAGAGGGAGTCGGAAAGGGAAGGCTGCTAGCTGATGCTCATGTTCCTGCAGCTGGGCGGTAGTGGCTGGGAGGCCCAGGGGAGAGCCGGCTAATCCTCAGGATGGATGGTGATGGAGGGAAAAAATGGCAGGGTGTTGGTGAGAAGAGTGGGCTTTAGCTCCGATGTGGTACTTCTGCCTCACTGAAGTCCCTAAGTGGCCACTTCCTGTAAAGCGTGACCCATGGATGAGTTAAGGCCAGGCTATCCATAGCTCAGGCATGGCAAGGGGATGAGCTGGACCAGCCAATCAGATGCTTCTCTTGCTAATTTTGGACTGCTACCTGTCAAACGCTGATTTTTAGACTCAAGAGGAACAAATACTTCATTTCATCTTTTTGGTTTaaatttccccccaaattcatttgATAACATAAGACATCTATTCCTTCAGTTTTGACTTTCTCAGTGtaaggatcattttttttttctttttgtctttttagggccacacttgcagcatatggaaattcccaggctaggggtccaatctgagctgtagctgccggcctacaccacagcgtagcaagccagatctgagccacatctgtgacccataccacagctcacagcaatgccggatccttaacccactgagcagggctagggatggaacctgcattcttatagatactattcgggtttgtcaccactgagtcacaacgggaactcctaagggtcatttttgaaagaaaaaataaacaaaccatgaATTTCATCAGCTTTCCTCAGGGGTCCTCCATCATTTGATATTTAAAGGTCCTCtctcttttataaaatttcttattgagataaaattcatgtAATGTAACATTCACATAACACATAAGTGtataattcaatggtttttagtacattcataatgttgtgcaaccatcaccattaatctaatttttttctttttttttattactcaaaagaatttatcacatctgtagttgtataatgatcataacaatctgatttcacaggatttccactccacagcccaagcacatccccccaccccccaaactgtctcctccggagaccataaatttttcaatgtctgtgagtcagcatctgttctgcaaagaagtttcatctgtccttttttcagattccacatgtcagtgaaagcatttgatgttggtgtctcattgtatggctgacttagcatgatcgtttctaggtccatccatgttgctaaaaatgctggtatttcgttctttttgatggctgagtaatattccattgtgtatatgtaccacatcttctggatccactcctctgtcgatggacatttaggttgtttccatgttttggctattgtaaatagtgctgcaaaccATTAATCTAATTGCACAATATTTTCATACCCCCAAAGAAAACTCATACTTCCCAATTCCTCTTTCCTCccatcccctggcaaccattaatctactttctatctctaaggatttgtctgttctggacatttcatctatataaaatcatacagtgtgtggCCTTTTATATTGGACTTCTTTCATCTagcgtaatgttttcaaggtttatccatattgtagcatgtctCACTACCtccttttatggatgagtaatattccattgtatggacatacaatttttgttttatcagctaactcatttatttatcagctaatggacatttgagttgtttccattttttggctgccattttgctgaactcatttattaactctgagtgtgtgtgtgtgcatgtgtgtgtgtgagtgtgtgtgtattctttagggttttctatatacaaggtcatgtcatctgcaaatggagatagttttacttctttctttccaatgtggatgctcttattctttttcttgcctaatttttCTAGCTAGAACTTCTAGAACAATGTTAAATAGACGTGGCAGAAGCAAGtgtacttattttctttctcatctaaCAGGGAAAGTTTTTAGTCTTTCACTATTAAGTAtgctagctgtgggtttttcattaATTCCCTtcatcaagttgaggaagttctctTCTATTCCTAGTCTGCTGAGGAATCATAAAAGGGTTCTGCCAGATGTATTTTCTGCATTGAGATgattgtgttgttgtttttttcccttcattctattaatatgaAGCAgacattgatttttgtatgttgaggCAATCTTGCATTCTTGGACTAAATCTCAGTTGGTCATGGCATGTAATTCTTTTAATGTGATGCAGGATTcagcttgctagtattttgctgaggatttttgtatctatattcatgaaggatattggtctgttttgtgtgtgtgtttgtgtgtttaatgTCTTCATCTGGATTTGATATGGTAATATTAACTTCATATAATGAGTTAGGAagtgctctttcttcttttttgagaagggCTGGCGTTCCCTGGTTAACTTTGAGTATAATTTACCAGTGAAGGCAtaggccattcttttttttttttttggtctgggcACTTTTCCTTCtaggatactttttatttttaagtattataaatcaaactttacacacacacacacacacacacacacactcctaatGAACACTAGATAATTaccttccaaatttatttttattctttgctaaTGTATATAATACTTTTACATAGTTGTAATCAATGTGCAGATTTTCTTTTGGGTCcagcttttaaatttttgatttaacattttttttcccacacacaAGTTCCATCGATATAGTCCACATATGTCTCAATAGTCCATCAGACTAATCTCTAGAATAtcacagaaagataaaataatcagAGTCAAATAATATCTTTGCATCATGAAGGATATGTTCCAGTCTAAAAGGTAGTTTTTAGCCATAGGAAGAGCCAACTGTGataaatcatcagggaaatagtTGATGAAGTATGTGCTATAAGTCCTTGAAGTAAAATGAAGTCGTTAATTTTTTGGcactatattatattttaaaatatcatttggctaggccattcttttttttttttttcctttttcagcgacaaccacagcatatggaagttcccaggccagggatcaaatccaagccagagctgtgaccaatgccacagctgcagcaacactggattcttcacccactgcaccaggctgggcatCATACCAGTACCTCCACAGAGtcaagccaggtcattaacccactgtaccacagtgggaactcttaggCCATTATTTTTTGAAGAGTCTACCATTTTGTCAAACTTATTGATTTCCCCTTCAGTTTTAAGCTGTTCTAGACTACTGCTTGTTGGTTGATGATTTTGGGGCCATTTAAATGCTATTCTATACAAAACCCTtcaaaaccccaaataaataaacaaaacaaaaacaaacaaggaatttcccttgtgatgcagtgggttaagaatcccgtgtctccacagctgtggcataggtcacagctgcagctcagatttgatccctggcccgggaacttccatatgccgtgggtacagccaaaacagacagacagacaaacaaaaagcttATAGTGTGGGAATCCTCCAAATACAGAGTGGTTCTGACGCTCACTAGCTAAAACAAATGACAAACATCAGCTATATGTAACAGAAACCCCAGTTATTTTCTCACATAATAAGCAACTCAGAGGGAGAGAGTTCAAGGCTGGGGCAGTGACTCAGTATCATCAGTGTCATTCTGTCTGTGCCCCATGTCGACTTATTGCCTAATGGGTCAAGGTGGACCCCGCCAGCATGTTTAGGTTCAAAACAGGAAGAAAGGGACAGAGCTGTACCAACTGTGTCCTTTTCCCTTTTATCAGGAAAGCAAAAGCCTTTCTAGAAACATCCACTTATGTCTCATTGACCAGAATTGTATCATGAAGCCAACCCTGGAAACGAGGGACAATTTAGCTGCCTCCTCCTGCAAAGTGCGATTTTGTAATGacgaaatggaaaaaatgaagctAGAATAACGAACACCGTTTTCTTCAATTAGCACCAAACCTAAACGGCGAGTAGAATCAGCTACTCTCTCCCCACCATGTGTTTCTCTAATGTCATGTGTTCTCCAAACTGACCTCCCAGCGACAGGACCTCTCAGGCCCTAGTACCAGTATGTGTGGGGGTTGCTGTTGGAAGTGACAGTCACAGGCTGCAGACGGTTCTACTGGAGAGCCCCTCGCCCCCATTCTCCTCGGCCTCTGTGATGTCACACTGGGGCTTCTTTCTTTCCACCCTGGGCTGTGCTTCCgaggctgctgtggcatggagcTCCTGGAACCGGCAGAGGGGAAGGAGCCTACTGTCTCTGATCTCCCCTGGGTGCACGGGAGGTCCAGCCATGCCGCTCGTGAAGGATGCCATGCCCCTTGTGAAGgagccccactccccacctcaggcccccctcccctggctgctCCCAAGCTTGTTTGCCGCTTTCAACGTGGTGCTGCTGATCACTTTCAGTGGCCTCTTCTTCGCATTCCCGTGAGTCTCCCATACAAACTGGCAGCGAGGATCCTTACAGagcaacagaaaggaaaacagatcATGGCAGTATGGACGCAGGGGGAGCGCTGAAGaggggtcagggaagggaggatATTCAAGGCAGAGGGAACCGAATGTGCAAAGCACAGAGGTGTAGAGTGCCTTGGGAGCTGCAGGTGGCTGGTAACACTGGGTGATCTTTGGTGGAATCTCTATGCATTTGTCACTAGCCTGGATATTTAGAGCAGGATTTAAGGTCTGAGGGTTCTGACCAGGCTAACTGGGTCCTGGGGGGAGCTTTAGGTCACCCCAGATCATGGCTGAATCCTCCTCTGGTCTCAGGTGCAGGTGGCTGGCCCAGAAGGGGGAATGGGCCTTTCCCATCGTCACaggcctcctctttgtcctcaCCTTCTTCAGTCTCATTTCACTCAACTTCTCAGACCCTGGCATCTTGCATCGAGGTGAGACACTGGCCCCCTGAAAGAAGGAGGTAGCGCCTCAAGGGATCCTGCCAGCAAGGATAATTCCTAAAGTGCTCCTCCCGTCTCCCCACCTGGGGCCTCAGGATCCCTTCACCCCATGTCCTCATTCCCTTAGGACCTGCATCTGGCACTTCATTTTCTTGAGCCATGGAGAGGTGGAAAAGCAGAATTTTGGAGGTCTTCCAGTTGCCTTGGAGGGGAGGGCCAGCAGAGGAGAGAAGCCAATTCTTCaaaaccacttttcttttttctttctttctttcctttttttcttttttctttttcctcattagggccataccctgggcatatggaggttcccaggctaggggtccaattggagctacagctgctggcctataccacagccacagcaaagcaggatccgagccatgtctgcgacctacaccacagctcacagcaatgccggatccttaaccaacccactgagcagggccagggattgagcctgcatccttgctgatcctagttgggtttgttaactgctgagccacaaagggaattccaaccattccattttcttttcttccttcctactgCACAAACTCCTTCAAGCACAATCACAGGGCCAAAGACCTGAGTTCTCAAATAAATCCTGGGGCTGGGAACCCGTCTTTCCTTTGACCGTCAGCCTCTCTAAACTTGGTCAGTTTGCTCAGTGGGGACTAAGGATTCCCTGCTCACCTGGTTCCCACCCTCCCTGGAGTCCAGTGAGGCTGTGGGGCTGCTTGCCTATGCCCTTCTGCCACAGCAGATTGATAGAAGGGCCTTTTGCTGCTGCTCAATACTTTTCCTGTGCCAGGCTCCAACGAACAGGGCCCCATGGTGGTACATGTGGTATGGGTGAACCACAGGGCCTTCCGCCTGCAGTGGTGCCAGAAGTGCTGCTTCCACTGCCCACCCCGGACCCACCACTGCCCTTCGTGCAACATTTGTGTGGAGGTGAGTGCCCCTCTCACCTGCCCATCtaccttccctcctcctgcctgggaCCAGGAGGCCCATTCACACAGGGACCAGCGGTGGGAATGAGACCACTTCCAGGACTGCTAAAGATCAAGGTGGCAGTAATTCCCAGCCATTCTTGGTCACTCACACAGGTCAGTGCCTCTGTGCCTGCACCTGCCTTGGGAGGCTGGCCCTTTCCTGCACTGGTGCTGACATGCAGGGGTGCATCTGCATCTATGCTGGGTCTGGTCAGCCCAGGGGAGGAAATACCCCCCTCTTACCCAGGGCTCACTGACACTAGATGCTCAAGACCCTCGGGCAGGCTGCAGGCCTGGCCAGGGGAATTTGCCTGTCCTCTTCTAGATGTCCGGGCAGATGGTCTCCTGGTCTTCTGGGTTATGAGAACACAGCCTGCATGAATTTACCAAAGTGCTGTCCTAACTGGTCCTTACAACCCTGGGAGGCTGACTGGGCAAGGGTGTTGTTGTTATGCTCATCCAGTGGGTAAGAAAACAGAGGCCCCGAGATAGTCTATTTCCTGCCCAAAGTTATACTAGAATGTGTGTCCCATGGAAGACTAGGCAGGCCCTGTCTCTAAAGGCCTACTGACATGCGACTATGTGAGCCAGGGTGCCCTACAGAGCTCTAAGCTTGGAAATACCAGCAGCCTTAGGACTTAGTGGCTCAGTTTCTCCCTAGGAATGGAAGCCAGAGAGTGGGGCCAAGGGCAGGTGGCTTAAAGGGTGGGGTAAGTAAAACCTCAGATTTGGGGGCATGGGAGCTTGGGTCAGAGGTTGGGTCCTCGGGgcctgccccctctccctctcgCCCAGGACTTTGACCACCACTGCAAGTGGGTCAATAACTGCATCGGTCACCGCAACTTCCGCTTCTTCATGCTGCTCGTCCTGTCCCTGTGCCTCTACTCGGGCGCCATACTGGTCACCTGCCTGATCTTCCTGGTGCGCACGACCCATCTGCCTTTCTCCATGGACAAGGCTATCGCGTATCCGCGGGGCTGTGGGACGCACAGGGTAGCAGTGGGGAGGGCGGGGACAGCGGAGGGGCGGGGTCAGCAGAGGGGCCGGGATGGTGGAGGGGCGGGGTCACAGGGACAGAGCTAAAGAAGGGCGGGGTTAGACCGTGAAGCCTCTCGGGAGGATAAGTTTGGCGCCCGGTGAGGGTGGGAAGGgtcagggaggtgggtggggattGGAGGAACCGCGAAGGGTTGAGCATCCAGCAGGGTCAAGGATGGGGAGTGGTAGAGGGGGCACGGGGGTCTGGAGAGCAGGGTGAGGCTTACACTGGGGAAGAGCGCTGGGAGAAGATGGGCCGGGCTGGTTGTGGGCGGGGTTATTTGGAGGAGGGGCCTGCGAGGGGCCGGGGCAAGGAGGATGGTCTCAGGGCCGCTGCTCCTTAGCTGGTGCGCAGCATTGTGGTGGCTGTACCCGCCGCCGGCTTCATGGTGCCactcttcctgctgctgctgatcCAGGCCATGTCCGTGAGCGCGGCTGAGCGCTCCTACGAGGGCAAGGTATGTGGGGACCAGCAGGGCACCAAGATATCCGGCTGTGGGTGGTCACCTTCCCCCTCCGAGACTTCCGCACTTTCCGCTTTCTCCATCGCCTTGGTCCTTGATGCCCTGACCTCTTGAAGGTGCCTCGTTAGCTATTCCAGACCAGATTCAGTTCACATCTCACCTCCTGCTGGAGCTCGGTGGGCATTCTCCTTCCTAAGTGTACTGTGTGGAGGACCTGCTTTGTGCTAGGCTATGTGCGCATTATTTTGAGCGATGGGCGTTGAGGTGCGTAAGCTTGCATCCTCCGCTTGTGTTGGTTGACAAGGAACCTGAAATCAGGGTAACCCCCGCCAGAATACTCGCGAAGCCAGAGAGAGGGGCCTGTGCTAACTACGTAGTGCAGACTCGAGGTATTGAGAGTTTACTGAGGGCCGCAGTGCAGGGTAGGAAGGGCCACTAGTGGTTTTGGACGGCAGAAGTCGAGGGGAGGGCATTGCACTGAGGGGCAAAGCTTGCAAACAAGCGAGGAAGGCTGAAAGTCTGTGGAATGTTGATAGGATGATGAGGAAACCGTTCTAATTGGATCAGGTGGTGGCACGGGCAGGCAATCAAGTGGtagatttaaaaggcaaaaaagtcaGGTGTATTAAATGATCCAATTTAACTTTGGAGCAGCAGAAACCTGGGAACCTTGAtagatttatttctttacatacaataaaattcaacCTTATCTAGTGCACAGTTgtatgagttttgacaaacacaTGCGGTCCTATAACCACTGCCATATTTAAGATTTAGGACAGGGAGTTTCtctcgtggcatagcagaaacgaatccgaataggaaccatgaagttgtgggttcgatccctggcctctctcagtgggttaaggatccggcattgcggtgagatgtggtataggtcacagccgcggcccggatactgcgttgctgtggctgtggctgcggctgtggtcggcagctgtagcgccaatttgacccctagcctgggaacctccgtatgccgcgggtgaggccctaaaacacaaacaaaaataccttTCCATCACCCCCTCAAATTCCCCCATGGCCTTTTGCAGTCAGTTTCTCTCCCTAACTGTAGCCTCTGGCAACCTCTGTCTATTTTTGACCCCGgtaatttttcctttcccagaaTCTCATATAAATGTAACCATAGGCTTTGAGTCTGGTTTCTTTCGCATAgtataatgcttttgagattcatctgtgcCCACGTCAGtagtttcctcctttttattgctgCGTGGTATGCCATCATATGAATGTGCTACGGCTTGTTTACTCATTTGCCAGTTGaaggatatttgggttgtttgcagcTTTTGGTGATTATTAATAAAGCCGCTATAAACGGTGTACAGGCATGTGAATACATTTCATCTTAGGAGGGGTATATACTTAAGGGTGgcattgctgagtcatatggtaactgtATGCTTActtgtaagaaactgccagattgtcttccaaaatggctgtTCCGTTTTGCATTCTCATGAGAATTTCAGTTGCTCTTCATAATTAACATTTGGCattttcagggttttgttttgttttgttttgtttttttagccagTCTAATAAATGTGTAGtgatatctctttgtggttttactttgcattttcctagtgactaatgattttgaattcttttcatGGTCTTATTTGACAGCATGTATCTTTGATTAAATGTTCTAATCttttgctcattaaaaaaattgggttgtgtttttaatattgagttttaagagttctttaaatatttaggattcagatatgtgttttgcaactattttttctgAGTCTGTGGCTTGTCATCTCATTTTCTCAACAGTGTCTTTCAAAgctcagaagttttaaattttgatgaagtgtgttatcagttttttcttttatggattgtgcttttgatgtGTAACTAAGCAATCTGtgcctaacccaaggtcacaaagattttctcataTGTTTTCTTCAAGAAGTTTTATAACttcaggttttatatttaggAGCATGATTCATTGGGAGTTAAATTTTGTATATGATGCAAAGTATAggtcaagcttttttttttttttttctcatatagttgtccaagcaccattttttttttttttttttttttttttttttttttttttagtggccacatccatggcacatggaatttccttggtcagggactgaatctgagccatagctgtgaacTCTGCTGCAgttgcagcgatgctggatcctttaacctactgcactaggctggggatcaaacccatgtctctgcAGCAAACTGAACTGCTTCaagtcagacttttttttcttttttttgctttttagggcctcactacaggcatatggatgttcatcagagctgtaactgccagccttcaccacagccatagcaaaaccagatccgagccttgtctgtgacctaccccatagctcatggcaatgccagatccttaacccactgagtgaggccagggattgagcccacatccttgtggatactagtcagattggtttccactgcaccacaacaggaactcctgcagtcagactCAACACACTGCACCATGGGGGAATTCCTCTAGCACCATTTTTTTGAAAACTATCCTTCCATTGAGTTGCctttacacatttgtca is a genomic window of Sus scrofa isolate TJ Tabasco breed Duroc chromosome 13, Sscrofa11.1, whole genome shotgun sequence containing:
- the ZDHHC19 gene encoding probable palmitoyltransferase ZDHHC19 encodes the protein MSHWGFFLSTLGCASEAAVAWSSWNRQRGRSLLSLISPGCTGGPAMPLVKDAMPLVKEPHSPPQAPLPWLLPSLFAAFNVVLLITFSGLFFAFPCRWLAQKGEWAFPIVTGLLFVLTFFSLISLNFSDPGILHRGSNEQGPMVVHVVWVNHRAFRLQWCQKCCFHCPPRTHHCPSCNICVEDFDHHCKWVNNCIGHRNFRFFMLLVLSLCLYSGAILVTCLIFLVRTTHLPFSMDKAIAIVVAVPAAGFMVPLFLLLLIQAMSVSAAERSYEGKCRYLQGYNPFDYGCASNWYLTICAPLGPKYMAEAVWLQRVVGPDQVPTQNPHFPTSPSALSLPALPGPESSPQPQSLGLYKPGKGAPGSGEAAALQEVRCVCVCACASVLVCVWRPCLRIVQALGEDLQ